A window of Nodularia sp. LEGE 06071 contains these coding sequences:
- a CDS encoding glycosyltransferase family 2 protein: protein MAPLVSFILPCFNRAIYLEKCVQSILNQTFSDLECLIIDDGSTDNTRQIADKLISKDARVKYFYKENGGVSSARNFGINQAAGDWIQCLDPDDWIHEDKTRFQLSHVNNSNQTEVIFYCDYERVHLDHEQNIIKRELNIVSSLTQEQLIQRLLIPDFLADSPFPVLQQCLLMHKSVFAHKKFDESLKALEDRDFIIDLLVAEVNLVYTPMVGTFYTKHQSNTTNNWYYMKTHYTRLYETVSSKHINLLPLCQIAIDYLIKEAIKEKDQNNFDRLLKMAKPPVYLLDHKIKINHLNLIKFMYIARLFIPNFILYEKYRGPRSRKIIAMFSHLINLAPKSQNL from the coding sequence ATGGCTCCATTGGTTTCATTTATTCTCCCCTGTTTTAATCGAGCTATCTATCTGGAGAAATGTGTTCAAAGTATTTTAAATCAAACATTTAGTGACTTAGAATGTTTAATTATAGATGATGGTTCAACTGACAATACTCGTCAAATTGCTGATAAATTAATCAGTAAAGATGCACGAGTTAAATATTTTTATAAAGAGAATGGAGGAGTATCTTCTGCCAGAAACTTTGGGATTAATCAGGCCGCAGGAGATTGGATTCAGTGCTTAGATCCTGATGATTGGATTCACGAAGATAAAACTAGATTCCAACTCAGTCATGTAAATAATTCCAACCAAACAGAAGTGATATTTTATTGTGATTATGAAAGAGTACATCTAGATCATGAGCAAAATATTATTAAACGGGAATTAAATATAGTTTCTTCCCTAACACAAGAACAATTAATACAGCGATTGTTGATTCCTGATTTTTTGGCTGACTCACCATTTCCCGTGCTTCAGCAATGTCTACTGATGCATAAAAGCGTTTTTGCTCACAAAAAGTTTGATGAAAGTCTGAAAGCTCTCGAAGATAGAGATTTTATTATAGACCTTTTGGTTGCAGAGGTAAATTTGGTTTATACACCTATGGTGGGGACATTCTATACAAAACATCAGTCTAATACAACTAATAATTGGTATTATATGAAAACTCATTACACTAGATTATATGAAACTGTATCTAGTAAGCACATAAATTTGCTACCTTTATGCCAAATTGCAATTGATTATTTAATCAAGGAAGCAATTAAAGAAAAAGATCAAAACAATTTCGATAGACTACTAAAAATGGCAAAACCTCCTGTTTATTTATTAGATCATAAAATTAAAATAAATCATCTAAACTTGATTAAATTTATGTATATAGCTAGGTTGTTTATTCCCAATTTCATCCTATATGAAAAATATCGTGGACCGCGTTCCAGAAAAATTATTGCTATGTTTTCCCACCTCATTAATTTGGCTCCCAAAAGTCAAAACTTATGA